Proteins from one Salinispora arenicola genomic window:
- a CDS encoding small basic family protein: MIAALALLAGVLLGLWLDPTVPAALQPYLPIAVVAALDAVFGGVRAKLDRIFDDKQFVVSFISNVLVAGLIVYLGDQLGVGSQLSTGVVVVLGVRIFGNVAAIRRHLFRA; this comes from the coding sequence ATGATTGCGGCGTTGGCGTTGCTCGCGGGTGTGCTGCTCGGATTGTGGCTGGATCCCACGGTGCCGGCGGCGTTGCAGCCGTATCTGCCGATCGCGGTGGTGGCGGCGTTGGACGCGGTGTTCGGTGGGGTGCGGGCGAAGCTGGATCGGATCTTCGACGACAAGCAGTTCGTGGTGTCGTTCATCTCCAACGTGTTGGTGGCCGGTCTGATCGTGTACCTGGGGGACCAGTTGGGTGTGGGTAGCCAACTGTCCACGGGTGTGGTGGTGGTACTGGGCGTTCGAATTTTCGGAAATGTGGCGGCGATCCGTCGGCACCTGTTCCGGGCGTAG